The Myxocyprinus asiaticus isolate MX2 ecotype Aquarium Trade chromosome 39, UBuf_Myxa_2, whole genome shotgun sequence genome window below encodes:
- the LOC127430222 gene encoding kinase suppressor of Ras 1-like isoform X8 — protein MSSAQVEETMKRLGSSGEECSRITAALSCLKSATDTGGELRKEGIPWIAEPTQRDNSTSADQLTCSIRAPRPYSPSPISCTPLTPSAVPALRSCISVSALPSTDFPTVVHTRCDRLTDPFPPSPQLNSCTSGLLSTPPATPPSKRYGMLMLPRTPPAPPRKLLNLLPNITLTRSKSQSQLANRIEDPMPNKSGKKNNPLPNVQINGGGNVWEVSPSRSPLLSARSPCILPNTPTHPGDPTGVRNNVATHGSSPLIMRKDIGLDVTHRFSTKSWLSQMCQVCKKNMMFGVKCKHCKVKCHNKCTKEAPKCRISFSPFPNKIRRTESVPSGINDKVERPAESHQYGTLPKAINKKDHPQSLSHLDSSSNPSSTTSSTPSSPIPFSHTNPPSATPPPNHSPKGLVDSRFHFPAACYFQHRQQFIFPDVSNSIHSDGLYSMGVSSFLFRETDHVDGNITQQSASQKEAVNEDCEEEQQGEEDDQDQGGSGNESEGDELDDLPSCRGYWKDHISRKASQTSVYLQEWDVPFEQLELGELIGKGRWGKVYRGRWHGEVAVRMLEIDGNNQEHLKLFKKEVMNYRQTRHENVVLFMGACMNPPHLAIITSFCKGRTLYSVVRDSKLDINKIRQIAQEIVKGMGYLHAKGIVHKDLKSKNVFYDSNKVVITDFGLFGMSGVVQEDRRENELKLPRGWIYYLAPEIVQKMGPGNQEDCLPFSNAADVYAFGTIWYELQAKNWPITNQPAEALIWLVGSGEGIRRLLAQKGTSLGKEVTEILTACWSFEAVDRPTFTLLSDLLERLPKLNRRLSHPGHFWKSEDAWHHHCLREHCSQGLGSRCPYMYKNDGLSTAATDNSLAASFKENN, from the exons ATGTCCAGTGCCCAGGTGGAGGAGACCATGAAAAGACTGGGCTCCAGTGGTGAGGAGTGTTCCCGCATCACCGCTGCCCTCTCCTGTCTCAAGAGCGCTACTGACACAG GGGGTGAACTAAGGAAAGAGGGTATCCCCTGGATTGCAGAACCCACTCAACGTGACAACAGTACCTCTGCTGACCAGCTGACCTGTTCCATACGTGCACCTCGACCTTACAGTCCCAGCCCCATCAGCTGTACTCCTCTTACTCCTTCTGCTGTCCCTGCCCTTCGCTCCTGCATCTCCGTTTCTGCCTTGCCCTCTACGGACTTTCCTACAGTTGTCCATACACGCTGTGACAGACTGACAGACCCCTTTCCACCCTCCCCGCAGCTCAACAGCTGCACATCTGGGCTGCTATCCACCCCCCCAGCTACCCCACCATCGAAGCGGTATGGCATGCTGATGCTCCCCCGGACCCCACCAGCGCCCCCTCGCAAACTGCTGAACCTCCTGCCCAACATCACTCTCACACGTAGCAAGAGCCAGAGCCAACTGGCCAACCGGATAGAGGACCCCATGCCCAACAA AAGTGGGAAGAAAAATAACCCATTGCCGAACGTGCAGATAAACGGTGGAGGGAATGTCTGGGAGGTCTCTCCCTCGAGGTCGCCGCTGCTGTCTGCACGTTCCCCCTGCATACTACCAAACACCCCCACTCACCCTGGGGACCCTACGGGGGTAAGAA ATAATGTTGCAACGCATGGAAGCTCTCCGCTAATTATGAGGAAAGATATCGGTCTAGATGTCACACACAG GTTTTCCACCAAGTCCTGGTTGTCTCAGATGTGCCAGGTGTGCAAGAAGAACATGATGTTTggtgtaaaatgtaaacattgcaA GGTAAAATGCCACAACAAATGTACCAAAGAGGCTCCTAAGTGCAGAATTTCATTTTCACCAT TTCCAAACAAGATCAGAAGAACAGAGTCAGTTCCGTCAGGTATCAACGACAAGGTGGAGCGGCCGGCTGAGTCTCATCAGTACGGAACGTTACCGAAGGCAATAAACAAAAAG GACCACCCACAGTCACTGAGTCACCTGGACTCCAGTAGTAACCCCTCCTCCACCACCTCCTCCACCCCCTCCTCACCTATCCCCTTCAGTCACACCAACCCCCCAAGCGCCACCCCGCCACCCAACCACTCCCCTAAGGGTCTCGTTGACAGTCGCTTTCACTTCCCAG CTGCCTGCTACTTTCAGCATAGACAACAATTTATCTTCCCTG ATGTATCTAATTCCATTCATTCAGATGGCCTTTACAGCATGGG TGTCTCCTCTTTCCTATTTAGAGAAACAGACCACGTGGATGGTAACATCACTCAGCAGTCAGCAAGCCAAAAGGAAGCTGTG AATGAAGATTGTGAAGAAGAGCAGCAGGGGGAAGAGGACGATCAGGATCAGGGAGGATCgggcaatgaaagtgaaggggatGAACTGGATGACCTGCCCAGCTGCAGGGGCTACTGGAAGGACCACATCAGCCGTAAGGCCAGTCAGACCAGTGTTTACCTGCAAGAGTGGGATGTTCCCTTCGAGCAACTGGAGCTCGGAGAGTTGATCGGTAAAGGCCGATGGGGGAAGGTGTACAGGGGCCGCTGGCACGGAGAGGTCGCCGTTCGCATGTTAGAGATTGATGGAAACAACCAGGAGCATCTGAAGCTGTTCAAAAAGGAGGTGATGAACTACCGGCAAACGCGACATGAGAATGTGGTTCTGTTTATGGGGGCCTGCATGAACCCACCCCATCTGGCCATCATCACCAG CTTCTGTAAGGGACGGACACTGTACTCTGTTGTCAGAGACTCTAAACTTGATATCAACAAGATAAGACAAATCGCTCAGGAAATCGTAAAG GGTATGGGCTACCTCCATGCAAAGGGAATTGTGCACAAGGATTTGAAGTCCAAGAATGTGTTTTATGATTCAAACAAAGTAGTCATAACAGATTTTGGCCTGTTTGGGATGTCTGGAGTCGTGCAAGAGGACAG GCGGGAAAATGAACTGAAGCTGCCACGTGGATGGATCTATTACCTGGCTCCTGAGATCGTGCAGAAGATGGGACCAGGAAACCAGGAAGACTGTTTGCCCTTTTCAAATGCTGCTGACGTTTATGCTTTTGG CACCATCTGGTATGAACTCCAGGCCAAAAACTGGCCCATCACCAACCAACCAGCTGAAGCTTTGATCTGGCTGGTGGGGAGTGGAGAAGGCATAAGAAGGTTACTGGCCCAGAAGGGTACTAGCCTGGGCAAGGAGGTTACG GAGATCCTGACAGCCTGCTGGTCGTTTGAGGCGGTAGACCGGCCTACATTTACTCTCCTATCAGACCTACTAGAGAGGCTGCCCAAACTTAACCGCAGGCTCTCGCACCCTGGACACTTCTGGAAGTCTGAGGA TGCATGGCATCACCACTGTCTGCGTGAGCACTGTAGCCAAGGCCTCGGTTCTCGCTGTCCCTACATGTACAAAAACGATGGTTTGAGCACAGCTGCCACTGACAATAGCCTGGCCGCTTCATTCAAAGAAAACAACTGA
- the LOC127430222 gene encoding kinase suppressor of Ras 1-like isoform X9 — protein sequence MHSGVLMANVFRGELRKEGIPWIAEPTQRDNSTSADQLTCSIRAPRPYSPSPISCTPLTPSAVPALRSCISVSALPSTDFPTVVHTRCDRLTDPFPPSPQLNSCTSGLLSTPPATPPSKRYGMLMLPRTPPAPPRKLLNLLPNITLTRSKSQSQLANRIEDPMPNKSGKKNNPLPNVQINGGGNVWEVSPSRSPLLSARSPCILPNTPTHPGDPTGVRNNVATHGSSPLIMRKDIGLDVTHRFSTKSWLSQMCQVCKKNMMFGVKCKHCKVKCHNKCTKEAPKCRISFSPFPNKIRRTESVPSGINDKVERPAESHQYGTLPKAINKKDHPQSLSHLDSSSNPSSTTSSTPSSPIPFSHTNPPSATPPPNHSPKGLVDSRFHFPAACYFQHRQQFIFPDVSNSIHSDGLYSMGVSSFLFRETDHVDGNITQQSASQKEAVNEDCEEEQQGEEDDQDQGGSGNESEGDELDDLPSCRGYWKDHISRKASQTSVYLQEWDVPFEQLELGELIGKGRWGKVYRGRWHGEVAVRMLEIDGNNQEHLKLFKKEVMNYRQTRHENVVLFMGACMNPPHLAIITSFCKGRTLYSVVRDSKLDINKIRQIAQEIVKGMGYLHAKGIVHKDLKSKNVFYDSNKVVITDFGLFGMSGVVQEDRRENELKLPRGWIYYLAPEIVQKMGPGNQEDCLPFSNAADVYAFGTIWYELQAKNWPITNQPAEALIWLVGSGEGIRRLLAQKGTSLGKEVTEILTACWSFEAVDRPTFTLLSDLLERLPKLNRRLSHPGHFWKSEDAWHHHCLREHCSQGLGSRCPYMYKNDGLSTAATDNSLAASFKENN from the exons ATGCATAGTGGAGTTCTGATGGCCAATGTATTTA GGGGTGAACTAAGGAAAGAGGGTATCCCCTGGATTGCAGAACCCACTCAACGTGACAACAGTACCTCTGCTGACCAGCTGACCTGTTCCATACGTGCACCTCGACCTTACAGTCCCAGCCCCATCAGCTGTACTCCTCTTACTCCTTCTGCTGTCCCTGCCCTTCGCTCCTGCATCTCCGTTTCTGCCTTGCCCTCTACGGACTTTCCTACAGTTGTCCATACACGCTGTGACAGACTGACAGACCCCTTTCCACCCTCCCCGCAGCTCAACAGCTGCACATCTGGGCTGCTATCCACCCCCCCAGCTACCCCACCATCGAAGCGGTATGGCATGCTGATGCTCCCCCGGACCCCACCAGCGCCCCCTCGCAAACTGCTGAACCTCCTGCCCAACATCACTCTCACACGTAGCAAGAGCCAGAGCCAACTGGCCAACCGGATAGAGGACCCCATGCCCAACAA AAGTGGGAAGAAAAATAACCCATTGCCGAACGTGCAGATAAACGGTGGAGGGAATGTCTGGGAGGTCTCTCCCTCGAGGTCGCCGCTGCTGTCTGCACGTTCCCCCTGCATACTACCAAACACCCCCACTCACCCTGGGGACCCTACGGGGGTAAGAA ATAATGTTGCAACGCATGGAAGCTCTCCGCTAATTATGAGGAAAGATATCGGTCTAGATGTCACACACAG GTTTTCCACCAAGTCCTGGTTGTCTCAGATGTGCCAGGTGTGCAAGAAGAACATGATGTTTggtgtaaaatgtaaacattgcaA GGTAAAATGCCACAACAAATGTACCAAAGAGGCTCCTAAGTGCAGAATTTCATTTTCACCAT TTCCAAACAAGATCAGAAGAACAGAGTCAGTTCCGTCAGGTATCAACGACAAGGTGGAGCGGCCGGCTGAGTCTCATCAGTACGGAACGTTACCGAAGGCAATAAACAAAAAG GACCACCCACAGTCACTGAGTCACCTGGACTCCAGTAGTAACCCCTCCTCCACCACCTCCTCCACCCCCTCCTCACCTATCCCCTTCAGTCACACCAACCCCCCAAGCGCCACCCCGCCACCCAACCACTCCCCTAAGGGTCTCGTTGACAGTCGCTTTCACTTCCCAG CTGCCTGCTACTTTCAGCATAGACAACAATTTATCTTCCCTG ATGTATCTAATTCCATTCATTCAGATGGCCTTTACAGCATGGG TGTCTCCTCTTTCCTATTTAGAGAAACAGACCACGTGGATGGTAACATCACTCAGCAGTCAGCAAGCCAAAAGGAAGCTGTG AATGAAGATTGTGAAGAAGAGCAGCAGGGGGAAGAGGACGATCAGGATCAGGGAGGATCgggcaatgaaagtgaaggggatGAACTGGATGACCTGCCCAGCTGCAGGGGCTACTGGAAGGACCACATCAGCCGTAAGGCCAGTCAGACCAGTGTTTACCTGCAAGAGTGGGATGTTCCCTTCGAGCAACTGGAGCTCGGAGAGTTGATCGGTAAAGGCCGATGGGGGAAGGTGTACAGGGGCCGCTGGCACGGAGAGGTCGCCGTTCGCATGTTAGAGATTGATGGAAACAACCAGGAGCATCTGAAGCTGTTCAAAAAGGAGGTGATGAACTACCGGCAAACGCGACATGAGAATGTGGTTCTGTTTATGGGGGCCTGCATGAACCCACCCCATCTGGCCATCATCACCAG CTTCTGTAAGGGACGGACACTGTACTCTGTTGTCAGAGACTCTAAACTTGATATCAACAAGATAAGACAAATCGCTCAGGAAATCGTAAAG GGTATGGGCTACCTCCATGCAAAGGGAATTGTGCACAAGGATTTGAAGTCCAAGAATGTGTTTTATGATTCAAACAAAGTAGTCATAACAGATTTTGGCCTGTTTGGGATGTCTGGAGTCGTGCAAGAGGACAG GCGGGAAAATGAACTGAAGCTGCCACGTGGATGGATCTATTACCTGGCTCCTGAGATCGTGCAGAAGATGGGACCAGGAAACCAGGAAGACTGTTTGCCCTTTTCAAATGCTGCTGACGTTTATGCTTTTGG CACCATCTGGTATGAACTCCAGGCCAAAAACTGGCCCATCACCAACCAACCAGCTGAAGCTTTGATCTGGCTGGTGGGGAGTGGAGAAGGCATAAGAAGGTTACTGGCCCAGAAGGGTACTAGCCTGGGCAAGGAGGTTACG GAGATCCTGACAGCCTGCTGGTCGTTTGAGGCGGTAGACCGGCCTACATTTACTCTCCTATCAGACCTACTAGAGAGGCTGCCCAAACTTAACCGCAGGCTCTCGCACCCTGGACACTTCTGGAAGTCTGAGGA TGCATGGCATCACCACTGTCTGCGTGAGCACTGTAGCCAAGGCCTCGGTTCTCGCTGTCCCTACATGTACAAAAACGATGGTTTGAGCACAGCTGCCACTGACAATAGCCTGGCCGCTTCATTCAAAGAAAACAACTGA